tgtaagaaccgcgagaactacaccccacggagcgccgttcgccatgatttttttttacaagtagatgtgtatattataaacacagccgtaaaaaatcatggcgaacggcgctccgtggggtgtagttttttacacaagtttggtgttttttaatttttttcttttttcttttttttttcaccaaacttgtggtgtaataaactacaccccacggagcgccgttcaccatgattttttacggctgtgtttataatatacacatctacttgtaaaaaaaaatcatggcgaacggcgctccgtggggtgtagttctcgcggttcttacaactcgaggtggttttcattctagcggcatatatatatatatatatatataggatgaggttcatgagtgaacaacatccttgtttgtgaactgagtgaaccaATCTCAATCATTCATTTGATTAGATGATGCAAAGGTTAGGATTGTAATTCTACATTTAATCTTTTTTTCTAATTAATTTTCTTTAATGATTTGCATTTACTCACTCCTTTATTTTTGGAATGTTTTAGAAGATTTTTTATGATTCTTTAATGATTAGTATTTACTTTCTCCTTTATTTTCGGAATTTTTAGAAGATTTTTTATGATCCTCTATCAATCCAGTATATTCGTAATTTTTGTTATCATCCCCTTTTTTTTTGCTAACTTACGAGGATGAATTAGAAGATCTCCATTGATTATTTCAAAGATTATATTATATCTTCATCTAGTATATTCGAAGTTATTATCAATCATCCTATTTTTTTCTAATTACGAGGTTATTCATTTACAATACcattatacatatgtgtattcACATATAGCCCTGGTATAGATATGTGTACACACAGTGTATTTATAACTATTGTGAGTGATATACACAAGTGTATACACATACAGCCCTGCTATACATATGTGGATACACATACAACCCTACTATACGAATGTGTACACAGAGTTTATTTATAACTATTGTGACCGATATACACAAGTGTACAGCATCAAACATTGatctaatacatatatgtatagagaatgtaattaaatatttttaatcatgttttagatgaaacaatatttgataatgtttgtatttttttttaaattatcaaaTATTAAGTTAGGTAACTTGTGAGAAAAAAAGTATAGaaaatgtaattaaatatttttttaattggaAAGAGAAATCAAGAGAGAGAAAAAATCAGTTAATTAAATAAAGGGAGAaaaatacaattatacccttgtatttattaaaatacatgtaagttacaAAAGAGAATTACAATCTTGCCACTAAAGAAAAAAATGtagatctacaaaatcaatggtcaggataagttcattttgttcacaaatacatcattgttcactcatgaaccctaccctatatatattatatatgtgtgtgtggggggggggttcaTGCGAgaaattttaacgttattttactaatttcgtgaaaataacgttaaaaagcgtgggatggttaatcatgcatcatgtggtggcgttaatagccgaaagacaagggggtacatgcaccaatcgGCTTTTGTCCCAATTGCTAACTgttgtgccttatgtccaaggcttgatgcaaaactattacaaagtcgggggtctcactggaagcagcctctctatttctacggggtagaggtaacgttgtctacatcttaccctcttcagaccctaccttagctttgctattggtgggatatactgagtatgatgatgttcatgcgagaaccacctttatcgcgagaaccaatgtgaacacaaccaaaataaaCCCACCCCACCAtaacccaaaaacctaaacccccaccccaccccccacaaaaaaaaaaaaaaaaaaaaaaaaaaaaaaaaaaaaactaaactccccttccaagctaaatgctaaaaactaaactctaaaactaaatgctaaaaaatgcTTTTTTTTAACAATTAAATCGCGACTTttacaaaaacaaaataaataaaataaaaattgtgtgttttttaagctttatatatatatgtgtgtgtttgttttgTTGGATAATTGACTTGTGAAAAAATATATTACCTGAATTGGAGACAAGTTTCTAGTCCAATAGTCAGCGGGAGTCCACATAACAATCTTACTACAAGTTTTTGATCCCAAAATGCAACTTTTAACGGTCATCCAATAATTAGGATTCTCAATCCTCTTCCTTAGCCAAGGTGAATAACTTTGCAAGTGATACTCCTTGTAAACCCTACCGGGTACATCCACACCACCACCGGGACCCACAACCACGAACCCAAAAACTGTCACGGCCAACAAGGCCGCGATCAAGAACAACATGACCGCTAAGTACATCCATAACGCCCACACCACGTGAAAACATGCCCCTATAAAACCAGCCAACGATACAAGCAAGATCACAAATCCCACGATCATAAGCGGCCGTTGGAGGAAGCTTTCACATGTGGCGGTGCTTTTCGCCATCCATAATCCGCCACCGATGATTGGAATTGAAACTAAGAGTGTCAATAGGTTCAAGAAACCTATCAAAGTGTTGCTAACTCTTGACATGTTTTCTTGTTAAATGATTTCTTATGAGCTCATGGTTTCTTTAGCTTTTAAATGGTCTTATTGTTCTAAAAAGCTATGTGGATTCAAATTTATGTATATCTGGCTCGATTGCTTTTTTAGGCATTATGGGCATGGACGAACTTTAATATACAAAGCATGGAAATTGACTAAAATGCACTTCTTAGCCATTAAGTAACTTCAATTCAAAGTGAGAAATCACAATTTTACCCATATATTGTTGAACTTTACAAGGTTCTATTTGTAAATTGGTTTTTATATCTATGGAAATAAATATTACTTGAAAATAATGTTTTTAATACGAAAACTATTTGttgtatttaatttaattattttataatataaaaaatatatattgtgTGAAAAGAAGCGAGTGGAATGTGACTTGAGCTTGAAGTCCAACACCTTAAGTTTAGGGTGAGGGGTAATTTGGTAAATGTGTACAAAGGTAGTATCTTTTGGATAGGGCCCATTTAGTATGGAACTTGAGGTCTTGAGTACATTTCTTTATTATTTTTGAGGCTCCACTAGCTTTGCTTTGTAAAAGGAAGTTAATATCACCATCAACCGATATCTTAAAATAACATATGTTAAAAATAATGTGGCCCTTTCATTCTTTGCTACCTACACAACcaatatctaataataataatgtggccCTTTCATTCTTTGCTACCTACAAAACCAATATCTAATAATACAAAAATAATATTCTACTCCATTCGACTCTTGGAGAAACAACTTTTAAAAAAAGATAAAGACTCAAAATGGATCAATGATTGTCATTTAGTATTAGATAACTAAGGCTTACGATGAAATTTCAATTGTTTGCGCTCATTATGTTCGTTTGTGTAGTGTAGCAACGTGGATTTTCAAGCAGTTCGTCTTTAATACTATAATATGTTTATAATCCGCGAACATGATATATGTGTTTAGTTCCTACACACTACGTATGTATTTAGAAAAAATTGTTCGCTACATATTGTATTATGAAGTCTCGTGAACATAAGTTTCCAGAACATTCAAAACCacataatttattatttattattaataaacTATTTATAAGAGTACACTGATGATAATTACAAATGAAACTTAATCAAATTATATATTATAACTATAGTAGCAATAAAACAATAAACCCTAAGTAATATTTCTAAATAATAATTCTCCCACATGGGGAGGAAATTGGGCGCTAGACAGGAGTGAAAAACAATGAATATGTTGGTATAGATAAGAACATACAATCGTGAAAAAAGTAGCAAAAAACAACCATAGAAACATAAACGTAAGAAAACTCCAGAGCGTTAAACGGCAACGACGGATCTACACCCATAAAGGTAGCAGCAAGAGGCACGACCATAGGGCTAGGGTGTCAAAAGCTACGACTAGGACGACACGGCGACAACATGATAATAGAAGAATAAACAAAACCTAATCATCAATTTATAGAATGCGTCCCGAGATAAGACATATTGGAGAAACAAAGTTGTCACGTAAAGAAGGCGACCGGGAAAGAGGGTTGATAGCCAATCAATATGCGGAGGCACAAATGAGGAGATataagaaaaagaacaaaaaaaaggGAATAACTCTAAGGCTCAGACACCATATAAAATAACATAACTATATCAGGTATTGTGTATTATTGATCAACTATTTGTAGAACTATTTATAGAGGTATATTGAGGATAATTACGAAGTAAACATAATCAAATTAAATATTCTAACTAGCGTGATAATATAACACGAGAACCTcataatataattaaaaaaaaaaaaaaagcttaagATTCTAACTAATAAATGTTGAATGCTACCACTAGAAAACATGTGTAGCAAACTTTCTTTGCAGCGAAAAGAACATGTGAAAccaaaaaaagacaaaaagaaaataaacaagcGAATATGAATACAGTTCACACACATTAAGGACAACTGACATAATTTATGAATACATTAGATAAACACCAATAAAAGTATTAACGTGTTAATAATTGCACAAAATAAGTAGTTGTATATTATGTTTTGAAAGTCGACTACTCAACTTTTTCCTTTGAAAAGCCACCACATTTGATAGGTATTGTGTCATGGATTTTCAAGCCCATAGCTTTAAACCAAACAATATGTCACTTTTATTCTCATTCATCCATTCCTAAACATCAACACCAAACATACCCTACTCAAtggaatcaatcaaatcaataatcGACCGTAGAGGTGCACAAACCGGGTTTTTGCCCAAACCTAtttgcaatgttttaaaaactggTTTTTAAGTCATACGGGGTTGGGCTCTGAAATGGTTCAACtggttgaaccaggttgtacaGTGTGGTTGAACCGGGTTACTAATTAACCCTAGTAATTCCATAAAATACAAATTCATCTCAAAATACACTCCAATATCAATTAGGATTTATGTAATTGATCATACCTTTATCTAAAAACAACTATTTTTTGTATAATATTAAACGTTTTAAaagtattttattatttataaataatttgTATTATACGAGGTAGTAGTAGTTTCAACAACAATGAGAAATATTGGAATAGAAGGCACTAGGTTAACTACCAGAAATATGGAAGGTCATAATACCTTAATATCGAAATTTTAGATAAAATAAAAGAATCAAATCTTAAGATAATGCAAACCGGTTCTACCGGATTTACCATCGGTACATAAAACATACCGTATTCGGGTTTTACCGCTCGTATCTGATATCCGTTTTAACCGGTATATAACCAGCCAGTtcataccggtatttaaaacattgcCTATTTGGGTTGGGCCTGGTTTAAGTCAAACATGGTCAAAACCGGTTTTAGTAAGAACAGGTTCGGGCTGGAACTGGTTTTTGAGGGAGAAATGACTGGTTCAGTTCCAGTTCCGGTTCGAGTCTAAAACCGGGTTTTAACAGGTTCAGTTTGGGTTTAACTAGTTTAAAATTTTAAGTTCTCAACCCGATTACAACCCATTGGTTCGGGTTGATTTCAAACCGGAGGTTTTTTCTTTTTTGCACCCAAAATTAACCATGAGTCCATAACTCACATAAAGCCCAAATTACAAGTAGGCCTAGACCCAAATTCCTTATAAGGCTTCGCTAAAACAAAACTCCATCATTAAGCCCAAGAATAAAATGCATCAAGAACCAACCTTCAAACCATATGACACCAAAACATTTATTCTCAACTATCAAATTATCATAACATAAAACTGTATATATATTCAATGAAATTACTTTAATATGGTTTAAAATTACTATATAAGGAATCTCACTAACGAATGTTTTCTTCGGTTCGCCACATCTAGTGTGACAAGAATATAACAATCATCAACTAACTTAAAACAAATTTATGATCACTTGGAAGCAAGAATGAAGGGGTCTCCTTATTTCTTTCTTCTTCTGCAACCCCATAAATAATGACTTTTTATACAGTTTTCGCTTATTATACAAACGGTAAACTGAACCTAGATGAAGCTTTGGCTTCCTTCCATTGCTTTGTTCTCCAAAAATGACCTGAAAAGTATAAACGCTTGTCGAGGGCGATGCAATGGCACTTCATGTCCCGCACCCGTTACTGTCACGAATGTCAACCCTTTATATATTTGGCTCCATCCCGCAACCTAACCgaaaaatcattaaaatatttagAGAATTATTTATAAACATATATAAAACctgtaaaaaaataaataaataaataaagttcatTACCTTCCCGTTATCATACCACGGATACCAATTGGCGATTGTTGAAAGATTTAATGCATCGATCGAGTATCTTGTTGCGGTGAGAGGAACAACTGAATCGGTATCACCACTGCACACATTATAATTGAAACCATTGTGTCAATTGTCGTGTTATGTCGACAAAATGTATTATACATTTATACTACAGGTGAAGTACAAGAAATTGTACCTGAATACCCATACCCGTAAACCAGCGGCTATGAGTTCCTTGTAGATAGGAAGCATTGACAGCGGAGAGTCTGTCCAATACCCGCCAACAATATCACTGTAATCAAGAAAATACGACGTCAAAATTAGATATTAAAGAGAGTGAAAAGGAGCTAaagatttttaaaaatttataaacATACCTGCATGTTTTCCATGGATATGAAAGCTTAGTTATATTGGCATGAAAAGCCTTTTGAACTTCAGGAAGATTAAAGTACTGATTTGCGTAATTCTCCGTACAGGGATCATATGCCCCGCGCATCCATGGCTGTtcataaaaagaaaaataaagttatttttgtGTCTTTTTTCCTAATCATGATTGATTCAAGGGGATATTAGTAATTTCACATTTGAATCCTTTGTTTTGTATGGTAAATTTATGAGGAAATTTTAGTATAATTAACTTACATAACGTCCTCTACGCTTTAGCGTTGAGGTGTAACCGCAGGGTTTTGTATATATGCTATAAGGATCGATACGTCCCTGTTCCATTTCAGCAGTACCTAGAGCCCTAATGCACTCAATGGGTGGATGCTCGGAGGAACTTCCCTCACAAGATTTTTGAAGAGATTTATAAGTAGAATCCGAAATTAAACCGTGGGTCCACCAGTACTCGAATGTGCCAACATAATCATTGTAATCATCAGTAACAGCATTTCCCACCTAAAAAGAATGATTCAAAGTTAGAAATTATGAAATGTGATATGATAACAAATTAACAATTAGCAAAGGATGTTGGCTGGCAATTgggtacctgttaagacacgattatTGGACATGTTTGACTGAAAAATACACGttttgacttttttaatttttaaaataattaaaattacaatgttaggatctatcatttattcatctttgtacataaaacataaaactgttttataaacatgagtagaaagtagttaaatgagtcgtaatcatgtttgaaacttatgttgtgtGCGCTGTCAGAAACttgttaaacctgttaagacacgatttgccagccttAAATACTTCAGTTTAATACTATACCATGAAACCCTTGAAGTTAATAACTGGATTCTTTACGCCTTTGTTTCTTCGGTAAATAAGTTGAGACAGTTGCGGAACATAATGACCTAAATTAAGTTATTTAACAAGCATTAGAAAACATTTCGCAAGCCGAAATATTGTAAATATAACAAGATTAGTGGGTGCTACAAGATTATAATAACCTGCATAACTTTCTCCAGCAATGTAAAAATCTCTATGCTTGTACTGAGGAAATCTTTCAAACCAATTAACAAGAAATGCATATGAATCTTCAG
Above is a window of Helianthus annuus cultivar XRQ/B chromosome 14, HanXRQr2.0-SUNRISE, whole genome shotgun sequence DNA encoding:
- the LOC110904683 gene encoding tetraspanin-6, producing MSRVSNTLIGFLNLLTLLVSIPIIGGGLWMAKSTATCESFLQRPLMIVGFVILLVSLAGFIGACFHVVWALWMYLAVMLFLIAALLAVTVFGFVVVGPGGGVDVPGRVYKEYHLQSYSPWLRKRIENPNYWMTVKSCILGSKTCSKIVMWTPADYWTRNLSPIQSGCCKPPSACDYQAPMMTQDSDCYKWNNDPNLLCYDCDSCKAGVLEDVRRDWHRLSILNIIMVLLLILIYFVGCCAYQNAKRADSYNSYEARMYKARPKWNFY
- the LOC110904684 gene encoding serine carboxypeptidase-like 27 — protein: MANSFLLFAVCFTFVVVGTCKSLSDQEKDKIDQLPGQPANVDFAQYSGYVTVNQTSGRALFYWLTESPASRDPKSRPLLLWLNGGPGCSSVAYGAAEEIGPLHINSDGKTLFTNPYSWNKLANLLFLESPAGVGYSYTNTTSDLYSFGDARTAEDSYAFLVNWFERFPQYKHRDFYIAGESYAGHYVPQLSQLIYRRNKGVKNPVINFKGFMVGNAVTDDYNDYVGTFEYWWTHGLISDSTYKSLQKSCEGSSSEHPPIECIRALGTAEMEQGRIDPYSIYTKPCGYTSTLKRRGRYPWMRGAYDPCTENYANQYFNLPEVQKAFHANITKLSYPWKTCSDIVGGYWTDSPLSMLPIYKELIAAGLRVWVFSGDTDSVVPLTATRYSIDALNLSTIANWYPWYDNGKVAGWSQIYKGLTFVTVTGAGHEVPLHRPRQAFILFRSFLENKAMEGSQSFI